ctttcggtcctgtgcagtcgcccctccataccaaaaagtgatgcagcctgtcagaaggcTCTCCACgatacacctatagaagtttttaagaattttagttgacaaaccaaatctcttcaaactgctaTTGAAATATGGCTGCTGTCTTGCTTCCTTTATGGCTGCATAGGTAttgtatgttgggaccaggttagattctcagaaatCTTCACACCTGGGAACttggaattgctcactctctccacctctgatctctctatgaggattggtttgtgtttcctCGTCCTATCCTTCCTGaatcacaatcagctctttcatctttctgacaaggttgttgctgtgacaccactccactagttggtatatcttgctccttaCCAccatctcatcaccacctgagattctaccaacagcggttgcatcatcagcaaatttacagatggtatttgaactatacgtaaccacacagtcatgggtatagactgagtagagcagtgggctaagcacacacccctgaggtgtgccagtgttgactgtaagcgaggaggagatattatcaccaatctgcacagattgtggtcttctggttaggaagttgaggaaagACTGTTGGCCACTTAGAGAAGTCTTTACAGTAGGACAGGCACTTTAGGATGTCCCATTCTTGATTATAATTTCACAGTAGCTTTGGTATAATGTTATTTCCCATTAGCACTGGCAGCACAGAGTTAGAAGGATCAACCCAGAGGTCACTACACTTCGTTACAAGAGTAGTCAGTGATGTATATCCTTGGTCAGATCTGTGTCTGTTTTAAGGGATAGGAAGGTGCTGTTCTGCTGTGCAATGTGGCTCTTCCCTTACTGGACAAATTATCCCATTGGATCAAGTAGAATACCATCACATTGTGGGCACAGCacagtaatgtagcagttagtgtaatgctttatagtgccagtgacctggtttCAATTACCAACACTATCTACAAGGAGTGTGTATGTTCACCCTGTGATCACATGGTGTGGTCATATGGTGTGATCTCTtggcatggccaagtggttaaggcattcgtctagtgatctgaaggttgctagtttgagccttggctgaggatgcgtgtgtgtccttgagcaaagcacttaactacacattgctctccgatgacaccggtgccaagctgtatgtatgggtcctaatgcccttcccttgaacaacactggtggtgtggagaggggagacttgcagcttgggcaactgccggtcttccattaaaaaaaaccttgcccaggcttgcgccctggaaactttccaaggtgcaaatccatggtcagttgagactaacggaggcctactctacaccaggtgctccagtttcctcccatattccaaagacacatgggtcaattggtcacatgggtgtaattgggcagtggcAGTTTTGTTGGGCAggaagggcttgttactgtgcagtatctctaagtagataaattaataaaataataaacacaCCTAGTTTCTAAAAGTGATGGTTTGAATTGACAAGCATatcacagagatggagaaagaattGGCACTTTCTTTCTGAATATTGCCAAAACTTCATAGTTAACAAAATACTCCTTGAACCACTGTCAGTGAAGTAATGAAGGAATctggacaaacaagagaaaatctgtagatgctcgaaatccaagcaacatacacagaatgctggaggagctcagcaggtcagatggcaTCTATGGGAGAGAGTACCatcgacgttttgggcccagATCCTTcatgagtcttgatgaagggtctcggcctgaaacattaactgtactctcttccatatatgctgcctgacctgctgagtttcttccagcattctgtgtgggtTGCAAGGAATCAGCACTCCCAGTTTCTGGGAACAGGTTTATACAAAAAGCAACGTGACAGTTGTCACAATATCTGTTTATTCATTAATTTTGATTGAGAGTTAAATACTCATTGGGACACAATAGTTAATTCTATGAAATAGTCCAATGATCTTTTGTGTTTATCTAATTCTTTCTCCAACTCTTAACAGTTTGGGCTTCATTTGATATATCATCTGAAGGATGGCCCTTAAAAAGTGCAGCCTTATCTCAACAGTACTGAAGCATTAGCCTACATTTTGTGCTCTGATCTTTTGAGACACAGGAGCACTAGTAGGAACTGTGGGCCCCTGGAGAAAACAGTCTTCAGCACAAGTCTCTGGCTCACCTCCAGCCCTCTTAGATAGATAGAAATTTTTCAATTTCAATCTTCTATGGATGGAATAATTTCTCTAAAACAGTTTGACTTGTGCAGTTTTGAAATTGACCAATTATTTCTAAAACTGTATAATATCTACATGAAGAAAACAGATAACTTTGCCAAACACCGGAAGTAAAATATATTCATTCTTTTACCAAGATCACACCACTGCATAGCAAAACAATCAGAATGGACATGAAGAAAACAAACTTGATATTAGAAAGATcataaaatctttttttaaaatcagtgtGGTGGATTTTAAGGAGCAAGTTAAAGGAAGGGAGGAAAAAAGTGAATAAATGTTCAATGGGTGTATTCCAGAGGATAGCATAGCATGACTGCCAATGGTCATTGCAGAAAGATAGATGAAGAATGATTTAGTCCTGGGCAAGATCACGAGAATTTTAAAATTGAAATATTCAAGGGacttggaggaacaacagacaaTGTGGTAACTTATATTGTTACAGTAAAAATACTGCCTGTTATTTTGGAGCTTAACTTTGTAAACTGTGACAAACATTTTACATGGTGTAGTTCTTTGGTGACAACAATTGTATAAATGAGTGTACCCACAGCATAAAGGCTGATTGGAGCAATGTCAGACATTACAGCGTATGGGTGCACACACGATAGGAAAGACCAATTAATTTAACAGGCCAGCAAGTATAGCAGTATGATGAAAGGCACTTCAATATCACAGAATACTTTTTGTTCATGaccctttttaaaaaatacaaaatgtaatctgttttaaattttccaagattatatCTCGCTTAGTGATCACCAATTTTACCATGATCAACTGATCAAACCAGCTGTTGAACCAAATATTAAAATAATCATCACATTCACCAATTAGCTTTCAGTATTGAAAGGAAATGCAATTATGGTTACCTGTTGAAAACTGTTGACTGTGTACAGAGGAATCATTATTGGAACATTACATATTGATTAGAAAAGTGGTTGATCAgccttttttatttttaatttgataGATGCTGACAGTATGACCCTGAATGACCCTAAGCTATGTTACATTCTCGATGGAATTCTATTTGTGTATGGAATCATAATCACTGCGCTCTACCTTAAACTAAGGGTAAGTTATTTAAATATGTGATATGTCAGCTTTCAAGGGCCCGCACAGAAAGAGGTTGATGGCACTCCAATGGTATTTTGTTCCTCCCAAAATTTTGGAGTAACTATATTCTAAAGTAGGGTTTCATATTATAGGCATCAACCCAAAGTGGGCTgcaaaagcatttgacaaggttccacacagtaggcttattcagaaagtcagaaggcatgagatccagggaaacttagccaggtggattcagaattggcttgcctgcagaaagcagagggtcatggtggagggagtacattcagattggggggttgtgactagtggtgtcccactagtctgttctgggacctctatttcTCATGATTTTTGTTAACAAcctagatgtgggggtagaaggatggattggcaagtttgcagacgacacaaaggttggtggtgttgtggatagtgtagaggattgtcagattgcagagagacattgataggatgcagaaatgggctgagaagtggcagatggagttcaacccagagaagtgtgaggtggtacacttgggaagacaaactccaaggcagaatccaggatacttgggagtgtggaggagccgaggaatctgggggtacatgtccacagatccctgaaagttgcctcacaggtagatagggtagttaagaaggcttatggggtgttagctttcataagtcgagggatagagtttaagagtcgcgaggtaatgatgcagctctataaaactctggttaggccactcttggagtactgtgtccatttctggtcgcctcactataggaaggatgtggaaggattggaaagggtacagaggagatttaccaggatgttgcctagtttagagagtatgcattatgatcagagattaagggagctagggctttactctctggagaggaggaggacgagaggagacatgatagacgtATGCAAgattttaagaggaatagatagagtggacagggcaccactgttcaatacaagaggacatggcttgtaaggggtgggaagttcaaggggaatattagaggaaggttttttactcggagagtggttggtgtatggaatgcactgcctgagtcagtggtggaggcagatacactagtgaaatggTCACTTCTCTGAATGGTCATATGATTATAAAAATCTCAGCCAGATTTGTAGTAAGAAAATCTTTCTACTctgaaatatgaatataaattataACTGAATTATAAATATTTATTTCAGGCATTAGGACTGATAGATTCAAAcaattttcattttgtttttaaagCTGACCAAGGCAAAAGGCAAATTAGAAGATGCTCCTATGATCCAGCCAAATATGGAAAGCGCATATGAAGTATGTAACTACTTACACTCTCCTATATTACATATATTTTGGTGATTATTGTGTTATAAGATTTATTTGCAGTCCAGCGTCACAGAAAAGACTATTTAGTCCCACCATTGAAGATCTTAAAGCTGGATGTGCTTTGGGCTCAGGAACCATTTTCAGGTTAGAGCGGAAATCCATGCTCCAGGAACATTGATACCATGCACGAGCTGTATGTATGTGAAAACAGTAGTTTGAGCTTGCGTGGCAATAGAATGTGTTGGCTCACTTTAACAGGGAGTCAAGAAAATTCTGTAATGAGACAGCATACATATTTTACCAGCAAGTTCTCTTTGATGTTGATGCTGGTTACTTCAGTTCAGCTtgtcaataagtttcaatggaTTCTGTTAAAATGCAGTACTATATTGCAATCCTCTCACTCTTGACACATTATGCCCACTACAACCAGTGGTTCTGAATTCATTATTACCAGTAGGAGGAACTGTAAATACGCTGAAGTTTAGCtgcctccagcaatttgtttccATCTTAGGCTTGCTCCTTGACAGCACGCACATTGTTATTTTAACTGATGGGTCAATAACAGACCATTCTCAGTTAAGACAGGTGTCAAACAGGTGTTCATTATAGCTCCAAAACATGACAGCTATTAGCCTACCTGTCACTCCACTCAGTTGCTAGATGTGGATTCCAGTAAAGGAGCTCAGTGTTACACTGGGGAATTCATCTCTGTGATCCTATATCAGCCAATCTAGTTGCAAGATTGGAATATCAACACGAATGGGAATTTCTGAATAGAAGGTAAAAGGTAAATCCAATTATTTACATTGCACTTGCAatattttaattttgtatttattGCTTTGCTGGTTAaggttataaaaataaataaataaaattgattaAGGAAAACAAGCCTATGAATCAAATATTGAACTATTGGATTTTCTCAAGGGagataaaatctgcagttgctggaaatccaagcaacacacaccttGATGAAGAAAAGTCgacggtactcttttccatagatgctgcctggcctgcagtgtgtgttgcccaggttttctcAAAGATCAGATTGCATGTTATTAGTATTTCATTGTATACTTTGGTGAAATATTGTAAgttaattacaataaaaataacctaagatttttttttacagcgcTTGCAAAAGAAGAATCAGGATGCCTATTCAGACCTCAGGTTCAAACGACAGCATGATGCAGAGGCCGGAAGTGGACCAAAGCGGGTACTTTGTTTTCTCACTTTTTCCATGAAAGAGGAACCCATTCCAACCAGACATAAAACAACCATTCTACAACAGGAACATAATCAGCAGAGGTCTGGGGTAGCGATCTGGGTGGATCAAAGAGGCTCAAAGCAAAAGAACTGGGATGTATCCATAGGTTAGGAGCCAAAGGCAGTAGTGAAGGAGTTCATCAAATCAAGCTGGCTgtcactgaggtgtgggtgaaGATGATTGAAACAGAGGGAAGAATTTAGGATATAGGAGGGGGAGGTCTGTTGAGACAACGAATATAAGGAACAATAAGTGAAGAGGATATTAAACTCACATGATAGAGCTGTTGAAACTCAACATCTACTGTGTAGTTAGAATGAAGACAGTCATTGAAATGCTGACTTTTTCCATGCTTCCCAATCTGCTATTTCCTGCATCTACAGTATTTACTTTGATAAGGATATTTCTGATCTCTTTCTGAAGTCAGATGAAATTCAAAATAGGAAAGTTTcttactaagttcctccagcattttgtgtgtattgctaaaAGTGTGAATGATTTCACATGAGACCATACCTAGAGTACTGTAAAAGGAAAATGTAGATATGGTGAGTCTTTTCTTCATGCCTTAAAGGCACTGTGGATTACTAGATTGTTTATGGGTATGGAGAGGTTACATTATGAGTGAAGATAGATTAACTTCATATTTTCTGGAGTTTGGAAGTATTACAGAAGCATCATTGATTTTGGAGGACCTCAATGACAAAGGAGCTGAGTGTACGTTTCCATTAGTGGGGAGCTTTGTTTTGGAGGAAGCAATCACTCATATAGcgtgagataagaaattactttgGAATTGCGAACAGCAGAGCTCTGTGGACATGGAATTAAGTACAGAGGTTTAAACTCAAGGAGTGCATATATCAGCCATATCAAGGACCTACAGATTACCAAGTTATATCTATTATATGCTGACAAACAATGCTGTACGGTGACTTTACTTTCATCAGGCAGTCCTAAAGTTACAGTCATGTCTGAAGTTGTGTCAGGCCTACATGCTGTTTCAACTATTTGGAGGTTCTATGCCAGTGGTGACTTACAGAAGCTGCCTGAATCTTTCTCCACTGCAACCTGCCCCTTATGTCTGTAGATGATTATTGGCAACACTAAGCACACAGGATTTCACATTTCCCGTGGCATTACTTGAAAAGAAGTTCTAAATTTAATGTGCAAATCTGAGGTCTTAGGACCACGAAAGTCCCATTAAATGGAATTAACCAACTGAAAAGGCCAATCagatagcccaccaagagaaattgcaAGTAGATATTCCTGGGCATGGCAAagagagtctttcaaatatttgggcatcattatgccaaaagatttggcaaaattatcagaatgtaattatcagcttttatataaaaaatagatataacaagatggaacatAATTCCCTTTtattagtctcagttcaaggattgaatctattaaaatgaatatactgcatTTTATATTCATAAGATATAATAACATTATATCTCTtacagaccctaccaatagagattaatcaaaatcaattcaatgaattgaacaaaatgttatcaagatatatttggcagggtaaaagacctagagttcatctcaaaattttgcaattagccaaggaaaagtggggatggggcctaccttctcttagagattaatATTTTGCAGcatagttgagagctgtgatatgttggtgcaacccatcatatgacactcaatgtaAAAACATTGAGGGGATACTTCCCATTCCCCATGCAGGCaaatttggctgataacaacctgcaaaggtacataaatactactgATAACCCacgggtgaaattgactcttaaaatatggaaaactattataaaaaaatataaactagagggagatattgcaattcttaaatggtgtgcatatgactcggattttacaccaaataaattggatgctagatttaaggactggacagataaaggaataacagttctttgcaatataatgaaagaaggaacactgttcaattttgaaatgcttaaagagaaacacattagaaaaacaagacttttattggtatttacagatgttaTGATATGTTAATAGGATGGTAAGCAAGGCAAGAACATGTTCGATAGAACtacttagaaaagcatataattcagataatggtagtagaatcatttcaagcatgtataagggtttgccaaatcttaaaacacattcaacttcatacattaaaacaaaatgggagaaggaaggagggataattatatctgaggaagaatggacaataatatggaggtatcaatggaagtgtaccagttcacagaaatggagggagtttggatggaaaaacttgataataagatattttattacaccctctcagaaatcccattatgatagtaacctgtttgctggagaaattgtggaaatcaaaatgcaaaccgttatcatattttctgggaacaccccgttatcaaagactactggagtgggatacacaatgccctacaagatatctttaaatgtgaaatacccttagaaaataagaccatatattttgggtatatacctcaagaatggttgaaaagagataaatatttaataactATTAATGAAAATTGAATATATAATGAATAAAAAGACTCttgctaggaaatggttatcacaggagagcccaaccttaaattcatggatggaaattacaatagacatttacaaaatggagaagataacagcatctgttaatcataagttgaaACAAGTTGATTCATAccgggaaaatggtttaactgccTAACACCTcgtaggcctgattttatccttGCAAatcaatatgttgtaaaaaaaacactccttacttgtacatagttttctcctttcgcttgttctttctttcctctcttttctatgagtgtatacctcagataaatattatgtgatttgtggcaaatatgactatatgatatatatgtacaatatctgaaatacatcttatggaaatgtttcatgatgaactttaataaaaaataaattacaaaaaaaaaggccAACCAGGCAGATGTTGACCTGAGGAAAAAGTTCTGATCACTTAAGATGTAATTTTGCTGGTGCAAGGTCTTTAATTAATAGAACAGTGTGGTTTTGTACACCAATTCTCATTTTACTCTCTTTTAGAATGAAAGAAGTAATGCTGCAGCTACTAGTGACACCTATTCTGTAAGTAATGTATGGCATCCGACCTTTGTTTTGCTTTAAAAGCAAAGCACTTTTGTTATTAATATTGTTTGATGGGAGGGGGGACTTCAAGTTTGTGCCAGGTGAATCATGTGCTGTAAAAGTTGATGAACTTGTTTTCTTCTGAGAATCCAGCAGAATCCACCAGCTGGGGATGGATTAAACACTTGATGCCTAGCTACATGGAATTCGACTATGTGTTGTAATGTACAATCTAT
The sequence above is a segment of the Hypanus sabinus isolate sHypSab1 chromosome 4, sHypSab1.hap1, whole genome shotgun sequence genome. Coding sequences within it:
- the cd247 gene encoding T-cell surface glycoprotein CD3 zeta chain, translated to MKLKWICATICLAVEFQLSDADSMTLNDPKLCYILDGILFVYGIIITALYLKLRLTKAKGKLEDAPMIQPNMESAYERLQKKNQDAYSDLRFKRQHDAEAGSGPKRNERSNAAATSDTYSKLNPKNRSEPYGELKPTQQKRRGKGGNDIYQGLTAATQDPYDQLQMQPLSAAPPPPRR